In Bacillus toyonensis BCT-7112, a single window of DNA contains:
- a CDS encoding YqxA family protein has protein sequence MRGRDDDSLSRFALLCICSAVLCLLMMIAGVALANHGLKSMKGYQQLSYEQIAHMTGTEGASAESEILGSSFSTIEKQKQLESLRSFNVVEGIGMAIASVAYEITKFGTDIVVGKVKEIFS, from the coding sequence TTGAGGGGGAGAGACGATGATAGTTTAAGTCGTTTTGCACTTCTGTGTATATGTAGTGCAGTTTTATGTTTACTTATGATGATAGCAGGAGTTGCGCTTGCTAATCATGGTTTGAAAAGTATGAAAGGTTATCAGCAGCTGTCGTATGAACAAATAGCTCATATGACAGGGACAGAGGGTGCGAGTGCTGAATCAGAAATTTTGGGAAGTTCGTTTTCAACTATTGAGAAACAAAAACAATTAGAAAGTTTAAGAAGTTTTAATGTCGTAGAAGGAATTGGTATGGCGATAGCAAGTGTTGCTTATGAAATAACAAAGTTTGGAACGGATATAGTTGTTGGGAAAGTGAAAGAGATTTTTAGCTAA
- the gpr gene encoding GPR endopeptidase → MKEPLDLSKYSVRTDLAVEAHQMLQERQEEQEGVQGVIVKEREEEGITITKVTIDEVASESMGKKPGNYLTLEVQGIRQQDTELQQKVERIFAKEFSYFLEEVGVTKEASCLIVGLGNWNVTPDALGPIVVENVLVTRHLFQLQPESIEEGFRPVSAIRPGVMGITGIETSDVIYGIIEKTKPDFVIAIDALAARSIERVNSTIQISDTGIHPGSGVGNKRKELSKETLGIPVIAIGVPTVVDAVSITSDTIDFILKHFGREMKEGHKPSRSLLPAGFSFGEKKKLTEEDMPDEKSRNMFLGAIGTLEEEEKRKLIYEVLSPLGHNLMVTPKEVDAFIEDMANVIASGLNAALHHQIDQDNTGAYTH, encoded by the coding sequence ATGAAAGAACCATTAGATTTAAGTAAATATAGTGTTAGAACTGACCTTGCTGTAGAAGCGCATCAAATGTTGCAAGAACGCCAAGAAGAACAAGAAGGGGTACAAGGAGTTATTGTAAAAGAGAGGGAAGAAGAGGGTATTACAATTACAAAAGTCACAATTGATGAAGTTGCATCTGAATCGATGGGTAAAAAACCTGGAAATTATTTAACGCTTGAAGTGCAAGGTATACGTCAACAAGATACGGAACTGCAACAAAAGGTAGAGCGTATTTTTGCGAAAGAATTTTCTTATTTCTTAGAAGAGGTTGGCGTTACAAAAGAAGCGAGCTGTTTAATTGTTGGTCTTGGGAATTGGAATGTAACACCGGATGCACTTGGACCGATAGTTGTAGAAAACGTATTGGTAACGAGACATTTGTTTCAATTGCAGCCTGAAAGTATAGAAGAAGGTTTTAGGCCTGTTAGTGCAATTCGTCCGGGAGTAATGGGAATTACAGGAATTGAAACGAGCGATGTTATTTATGGAATCATTGAGAAGACGAAGCCAGACTTTGTAATTGCAATTGATGCGTTAGCTGCACGCTCTATTGAACGTGTAAATAGTACGATACAAATTTCGGATACAGGGATTCATCCTGGATCTGGTGTTGGGAATAAACGTAAGGAGCTAAGTAAAGAAACATTAGGAATCCCTGTTATTGCGATTGGTGTTCCAACTGTAGTAGACGCAGTTTCTATTACGAGTGATACGATCGATTTTATTTTGAAGCACTTTGGAAGAGAGATGAAAGAGGGACATAAGCCGTCACGGTCTTTATTACCAGCGGGATTTTCATTCGGAGAAAAGAAAAAATTAACAGAAGAAGATATGCCGGATGAAAAAAGTAGGAATATGTTTTTAGGTGCTATTGGTACGTTGGAAGAAGAAGAAAAAAGAAAATTGATCTATGAAGTACTGTCTCCTCTCGGTCATAATTTAATGGTGACCCCAAAAGAAGTAGATGCTTTTATAGAGGATATGGCAAATGTAATAGCGAGTGGGTTAAATGCAGCGCTGCATCATCAAATTGACCAAGATAATACGGGAGCATATACACATTGA
- the rpsT gene encoding 30S ribosomal protein S20 gives MANIKSAIKRAKLSEERRAHNASIKSDMRSAVKTVEALVTNNDLENAKEAFKTASKKLDKAARKGLIHQNAAARQKSRLAKQVNA, from the coding sequence ATGGCAAACATCAAATCTGCTATCAAACGCGCTAAACTTAGCGAAGAGCGTCGTGCACATAACGCTTCTATCAAGTCTGACATGCGTTCTGCTGTTAAAACTGTAGAAGCTTTAGTTACTAATAACGATCTTGAAAATGCTAAAGAAGCTTTCAAAACTGCTTCTAAAAAACTTGACAAAGCAGCTCGTAAAGGTCTTATCCACCAAAACGCTGCAGCTCGTCAAAAATCTCGCTTAGCGAAACAAGTAAACGCGTAA
- the holA gene encoding DNA polymerase III subunit delta, translating into MSDIHKKINKKQFAPLYLLYGTEAFFINETIKLITTEALEEEDREFNVVTYDLEESYLEDVVEDARTLPFFGERKVLLMKSPLFLTSQKEKLEQNIKILEEYIGEPSPFSILVFVAPYEKLDERKKITKLLKKTADVVEANAMQVQDVQKWIGARADEVHVHIDNAAVSLLLELVGSNVTMLAKEMDKLTLYVGMGGEITPKLVTELVPKSVEQNVFALTEKVVKKDIAGAMQILDGLFTQQEEPIKLLALLVSQFRLLHQVKELQQRGYGQNQIASHIGVHPYRVKLAMNQTKFFSFEELKKVIIELAEADYSMKTGKMDKKLVLEFFLLRLNHM; encoded by the coding sequence ATGAGTGATATACATAAAAAAATTAATAAGAAGCAGTTTGCTCCGTTATATTTACTGTATGGAACGGAAGCGTTTTTTATAAATGAAACGATAAAGCTTATTACAACAGAAGCACTTGAAGAGGAAGATCGAGAATTTAATGTTGTGACATACGATTTGGAAGAATCCTATTTAGAAGATGTGGTTGAGGATGCGCGTACACTTCCTTTTTTTGGGGAACGGAAAGTACTATTAATGAAATCACCACTTTTTTTAACTTCACAAAAAGAAAAGTTAGAACAAAATATAAAAATTTTAGAAGAATATATTGGTGAACCTTCTCCATTTTCTATTCTTGTTTTTGTTGCGCCTTACGAAAAACTCGATGAACGAAAAAAAATTACAAAACTATTAAAGAAAACAGCGGATGTAGTAGAAGCGAATGCGATGCAAGTGCAAGATGTTCAGAAATGGATTGGTGCTCGTGCTGATGAAGTACATGTGCATATTGATAATGCAGCTGTTAGTTTGTTATTAGAGCTTGTGGGAAGTAATGTAACGATGTTGGCGAAGGAAATGGACAAGTTAACGTTATACGTTGGTATGGGCGGAGAGATTACACCAAAACTTGTTACAGAGCTTGTGCCGAAGTCTGTGGAGCAAAATGTATTTGCTTTGACAGAAAAAGTAGTGAAAAAGGATATTGCGGGTGCAATGCAAATTTTAGATGGATTATTTACGCAGCAGGAAGAACCGATTAAATTGCTTGCGTTATTAGTGAGTCAATTCCGCTTGCTGCATCAAGTGAAAGAGTTGCAACAACGTGGTTACGGACAAAATCAAATCGCGTCTCATATTGGTGTACATCCGTATCGTGTAAAGTTGGCGATGAATCAAACGAAGTTTTTCTCTTTTGAAGAATTAAAAAAAGTTATTATAGAATTAGCGGAAGCTGATTATAGTATGAAGACGGGGAAAATGGATAAGAAACTTGTGCTTGAGTTTTTCCTGCTGCGGCTAAATCATATGTAG
- a CDS encoding YqzM family protein, translating into MNDFEQNVQSKRNDAIDSGVGFIVSFGFFATLFIIATVIKFIGS; encoded by the coding sequence ATGAATGATTTTGAACAAAATGTTCAAAGTAAACGCAATGACGCTATTGATTCAGGGGTAGGATTTATCGTCTCATTTGGTTTTTTCGCAACACTTTTCATTATTGCAACTGTTATTAAATTCATCGGTTCTTAA
- a CDS encoding DNA internalization-related competence protein ComEC/Rec2, which translates to MHEQWGYIAISFIMGIAIAFSLSFLWIACCFVLYVFFCLYRTSRKTFIFCMIACFSGAMYTSYVQGQNKPLGEPYEATRGVIQNTPLINGDRLSFQFEDQNKNTVQLSYKMKSALEKKQLQQLYAGVSCVFKGERKEPQTARNFHGFDYRDYLYKQNIHFIFHATYISECQKTSLSFVQWILFYRQHIISKVTEMFPEQSGAFMNALLFGDRQQMTFEVEEQYQQFGLVHLLAISGSHIVLLMVIVYFVLLRSGVTKEMATVFLIVCIPVYMIIAGASPSVIRASITGVLLLVAFICSVRLSSLDALSITAICMLIYDPYLVFNIGFQFSFVGSFALILSAPILLRHSNGIIRNAIYISIISQLVSTPILLYHFGYFSPYSIFLNLIYVPFLSILVLPCSIIIMVFIPIIPFLAKGLANILSVGLIISNNLLSYCESLPFPRLVFGQTSILLIVVYCVMIVSILIVLERGLPKKIVFIVMSGFLFISTCHYVYPYFRESGSVTFIDVGQGDAILIRLPYDKGVYLIDTGGTLRINKEEWQRKKHEFSVGHDILVPFLQKEGVKTIDKLIITHGDADHIGAASDLLSYITVKEVVFGQKKQETVLEKVLKKKALEKEVKISIVEEGECWSINGAEFFILAPKGKEKSENNSSIVMWAKLGGLTWLFTGDLEEEGEELLASTYPYLRADVLKVAHHGSKTSSTAPFLRLIQPSIAIVSVGERNRYGHPDKEVIERFEKMGTEVWRTDKQGAISYVFKGETGTFKSKITYDEIHNR; encoded by the coding sequence TTGCATGAACAATGGGGCTATATTGCAATCTCTTTTATAATGGGGATTGCAATCGCCTTTTCCTTGTCATTTTTATGGATTGCTTGTTGTTTCGTTTTATATGTTTTCTTCTGTTTATATCGTACTTCGCGTAAAACCTTCATTTTTTGTATGATAGCGTGTTTTAGTGGTGCTATGTACACTTCGTATGTTCAAGGACAAAATAAGCCTCTAGGGGAGCCCTATGAAGCTACAAGAGGGGTGATACAAAATACACCTCTTATTAATGGGGATCGCCTATCTTTTCAATTTGAAGATCAGAATAAAAATACAGTGCAGTTAAGTTACAAAATGAAATCAGCCTTGGAAAAGAAACAATTACAACAATTATATGCGGGAGTATCCTGTGTATTCAAAGGTGAGAGGAAAGAACCGCAAACTGCTCGGAATTTTCATGGTTTTGATTACCGAGATTATTTATATAAACAAAATATTCATTTTATATTCCATGCTACATATATTTCTGAGTGCCAAAAAACATCATTATCATTTGTGCAATGGATTCTTTTTTATAGGCAGCACATAATCTCTAAAGTTACAGAAATGTTTCCAGAGCAATCAGGTGCTTTTATGAATGCATTATTATTTGGTGACCGACAACAAATGACGTTTGAAGTTGAAGAACAGTATCAGCAATTTGGTCTTGTGCATTTATTGGCGATTTCAGGGTCGCATATTGTTCTGTTAATGGTGATAGTTTACTTTGTTTTACTGAGAAGTGGTGTGACGAAGGAGATGGCGACAGTATTTCTAATTGTTTGTATTCCAGTGTACATGATTATAGCAGGCGCATCACCGTCTGTTATAAGAGCTTCTATAACAGGTGTTTTATTGTTGGTTGCTTTCATTTGTTCTGTTCGCTTATCTAGTTTAGATGCCTTAAGTATAACGGCTATATGTATGCTTATATACGACCCATATCTTGTTTTTAATATAGGATTTCAATTTTCATTTGTAGGTAGTTTCGCTTTAATTTTATCTGCTCCGATACTACTAAGGCATAGTAATGGAATAATTCGAAATGCTATTTATATTTCTATTATCTCGCAGCTCGTTAGTACCCCGATTTTGTTATATCATTTTGGTTATTTTTCTCCATATAGTATTTTCCTCAACCTCATATACGTTCCATTTTTATCTATACTTGTATTACCATGTAGTATTATTATTATGGTATTTATACCAATTATCCCATTTCTCGCAAAAGGACTTGCAAATATACTGTCAGTAGGTTTAATTATTTCTAATAATTTACTAAGTTATTGTGAAAGCTTACCGTTTCCCCGCCTTGTTTTCGGGCAAACATCTATACTTCTTATAGTTGTATATTGTGTGATGATTGTTAGTATATTGATCGTCTTGGAAAGAGGGCTGCCGAAAAAAATTGTATTCATAGTCATGAGTGGATTTCTTTTTATTAGCACGTGTCATTATGTATACCCGTATTTTCGCGAGAGTGGGAGTGTGACATTTATTGATGTTGGACAAGGTGATGCAATATTAATTCGACTTCCATATGATAAAGGGGTTTATCTTATTGATACAGGTGGAACACTTCGGATAAATAAAGAAGAATGGCAACGGAAAAAGCATGAATTTTCTGTTGGTCACGATATTCTTGTTCCTTTTTTGCAAAAGGAAGGTGTGAAAACAATTGATAAATTAATCATAACGCATGGAGATGCGGATCATATAGGTGCCGCATCAGATTTATTATCGTATATAACTGTAAAAGAAGTTGTATTTGGTCAAAAGAAACAAGAGACAGTATTAGAAAAGGTGTTAAAGAAAAAGGCATTAGAAAAAGAAGTGAAAATAAGTATAGTGGAAGAAGGGGAGTGTTGGAGTATAAATGGAGCGGAATTTTTTATACTAGCTCCGAAAGGGAAAGAAAAAAGTGAAAATAACTCTTCAATTGTAATGTGGGCCAAATTAGGAGGATTAACATGGCTGTTTACAGGTGATTTAGAAGAAGAGGGAGAGGAACTTTTAGCATCGACATATCCATATTTACGGGCGGATGTTTTAAAAGTTGCGCATCATGGGAGTAAAACGTCATCTACAGCACCTTTTTTGAGGCTTATACAGCCTAGTATAGCGATTGTTTCTGTGGGAGAACGGAATAGGTATGGACATCCGGATAAGGAGGTGATAGAGCGTTTTGAGAAGATGGGTACTGAAGTATGGCGAACGGATAAACAAGGTGCTATTTCCTATGTTTTTAAAGGGGAAACCGGAACCTTTAAAAGTAAAATCACATATGATGAAATACATAATAGATGA
- a CDS encoding ComE operon protein 2 — MERISWDQYFMTQSHLLSLRSTCTRLAVGATIVRDKRIIAGGYNGSIKGGVHCIDDGCYVIDNHCVRTIHAEMNALLQCAKFGAKTEEAEIYVTHFPCLQCCKAIIQSGITAVYYAQDYKNHPYAIELFEQANVTVKHVPLEYDIAALEEQKRYTELTELFASFEKDNLSMEELQHVFTKAKMML; from the coding sequence ATGGAACGAATTTCGTGGGATCAATATTTTATGACGCAAAGTCATTTGTTATCTTTACGTAGTACATGTACAAGACTTGCAGTAGGGGCAACAATCGTTCGTGACAAGCGGATTATTGCTGGCGGCTATAATGGTTCAATTAAAGGTGGGGTGCATTGTATCGATGATGGATGCTATGTCATTGATAATCATTGTGTTCGTACAATTCATGCAGAAATGAATGCTTTATTACAATGTGCCAAGTTTGGTGCGAAAACAGAAGAAGCAGAAATTTACGTTACGCATTTCCCTTGTTTACAATGTTGTAAGGCAATTATTCAAAGTGGTATTACAGCGGTTTATTATGCGCAGGATTATAAAAATCATCCATACGCCATAGAGTTATTTGAACAAGCGAATGTAACAGTGAAGCATGTTCCACTAGAATATGATATTGCTGCATTAGAGGAGCAAAAACGTTATACGGAGTTAACAGAATTATTTGCGTCTTTCGAAAAAGATAATTTATCAATGGAAGAATTACAACATGTATTCACGAAAGCAAAAATGATGCTATAA
- a CDS encoding helix-hairpin-helix domain-containing protein codes for MMWDFPKKWLGLVAIIVTVLFLFFWKTNQHTERLVIATDVQAKDVEKKSKPKILGAKEQKKILIDMKGAVVKEGVYEMKEGDRFKDAVEKAGGFLPEADIKKVNLAQIVQDQMILYVPNKNEQVQDVATSSKGEGKVQINAASKEQLEKITGIGSRKAESILKYREEHGPFQKIEDLLEIDGIGVKSLEKIKDQIIIP; via the coding sequence ATGATGTGGGATTTTCCGAAAAAATGGTTGGGGTTAGTAGCTATTATTGTAACTGTACTTTTTCTTTTTTTCTGGAAAACAAACCAGCATACAGAGCGATTGGTCATTGCAACGGATGTTCAGGCGAAAGATGTAGAGAAAAAAAGTAAACCGAAAATATTAGGTGCAAAGGAACAGAAAAAAATACTAATTGACATGAAAGGGGCCGTTGTTAAAGAGGGGGTGTATGAAATGAAAGAAGGGGATCGATTCAAGGATGCGGTTGAAAAGGCGGGTGGTTTTTTGCCCGAGGCAGATATAAAGAAGGTGAATTTAGCACAAATTGTACAAGACCAAATGATTCTTTATGTACCCAATAAAAATGAGCAAGTGCAAGATGTGGCTACCTCTTCAAAGGGGGAAGGGAAAGTTCAAATAAATGCAGCTTCTAAAGAGCAACTTGAAAAAATCACAGGCATTGGCTCTCGAAAAGCGGAAAGTATTTTGAAATATCGAGAGGAACATGGTCCGTTTCAGAAAATAGAAGATTTATTAGAGATTGATGGGATTGGTGTGAAGTCTTTGGAAAAAATAAAAGATCAAATTATTATTCCGTAA
- the comER gene encoding late competence protein ComER, translated as MNIGIIGTGNMGNILIDAFLETRAVKPSCLTIINRTPAKAYHIKEKYPSIHIAKTIPEVLEQSQLIFICVKPKDIYPILQKYAEHFSDEKCLVSITSPISPSQLETLVPCHVARIIPSITNRALSGASLFTFGSKCSEEWQQKLLRLFKKISTPLVIEEDITRVSSDIASCGPAFFSYLLQCFINAAVDKTNITHEEATTLVSEMVVGMGKLLEKEIFTLPTLQEKVCVKGGVTGEGILVLEEHVGDMFHKLIERTHEKFDEDLKCVDQQFNKHT; from the coding sequence TTGAACATAGGAATTATAGGGACAGGAAACATGGGGAACATACTAATCGATGCATTTTTAGAGACCCGTGCTGTCAAACCTTCGTGCCTTACAATCATTAATCGGACACCTGCCAAAGCATATCATATAAAAGAAAAATACCCTTCTATTCATATAGCCAAAACAATCCCAGAAGTACTCGAACAATCACAACTTATTTTTATTTGCGTTAAACCAAAAGATATATACCCTATCCTACAAAAATATGCTGAACATTTTTCTGATGAAAAGTGCTTAGTTTCTATCACAAGTCCAATATCTCCATCACAATTAGAGACACTTGTACCTTGCCACGTCGCACGTATCATTCCGAGCATTACAAACCGCGCCCTATCTGGCGCATCATTATTTACATTTGGAAGTAAATGCTCTGAAGAGTGGCAACAAAAACTACTTCGGCTATTCAAAAAAATTTCTACTCCACTTGTAATAGAAGAAGATATAACGCGCGTTTCATCTGATATAGCAAGCTGCGGCCCTGCATTCTTTAGTTATTTATTACAATGTTTCATTAACGCTGCTGTAGATAAAACAAATATTACACATGAAGAAGCTACTACTTTAGTAAGTGAAATGGTCGTTGGAATGGGGAAATTACTTGAAAAAGAGATTTTCACATTACCTACCTTACAAGAAAAGGTATGTGTCAAAGGCGGCGTTACAGGAGAAGGTATTCTAGTTTTAGAAGAACATGTTGGAGATATGTTTCATAAATTAATCGAACGGACACACGAGAAGTTTGATGAAGATTTAAAATGCGTTGATCAGCAATTCAATAAACACACATAA